The genome window CATAAGCGAAAAAGCCTGCGTCCGGCGAAGCGACAAATTGCGCCTTCGTCAACAACGTCTCGAACATGGGTCGCGCCTGCCCGTTTGCGACGCGTACAAGATAAATACTTCCGGAACTGCCGGGCAGCGCCGAACGCATGATGACATGTTCCGCATACCAGCCGTCCATGATATAAGGGCGTCCCTCAAGGGGCAGGTCAGCTGAAATGCTTTTCAATTCCGATCCGTCCGGGTACACCACATACACATCTTCGCCGCCCAACCCGTCCTGCGTGCGGAATGCAATCCACGCGCCATTCGGTGACCAGAACGGCGGATCAATGTACGGGAATTCTGCAACCGACCTCCAATTCCTTGCATCTGCATCGAACAGCCATAGTTTGGTCGGCGTGCCATTTGGATGATCCGAATACGAAAACGCGGCAAACCTCCCGTCCGGCGACCATGCCAGTGCATTGATGGTGAAGTTGAACGGGAAGGGAATCGGGATCGTTTCAAGCGGCGGGCATTGCGCAGGATCAAACACACAGACGCCGGAAACTTTTACCAGCCGAATGGATTCGCCCTGCTTGCGCGGCTGGTAAAAGAAATAGATCTCACCCGCCTCCTTTTCGGACGTCGTACCTGATTCTGTCACAACCGGCACTGAGCCATCCTGGGGCGGACTCTCAACCTGCGGCAAATCTGAAGGAAGGGTGAAGATGGATGGGTCCATTGCCTGATGAAAAGCGATGCTTTCAACCACCCGCTCGCCTTCCAATGTTCCGCTGCCATCCTTCCCGAACTCCTGCAATTTCAAAATGACGGCAGTTTGCGCATCCAGCCACATCCTCCAGGAGGGCGTGCTGTTTTCGCTGAACTTCCATTCGACAATCAGGGCTTCGCGCCCGGAAACGGACTCCATGCCAAGCGGTGTGAAGATGCCCTTGTTTTGGGAAAAGTCCGATGAAAAGGCGAGCTGGGAAAGCGGCGAGCCGATCTGTCCCCAGATCGGGTTTGGATATGCCTCGCCCTCCACAAGCGGAGGGACGTACTGTCCCACACGGGCAAAATCGGGATAGGCATAAGTTTCAACCAGCCCTGAATTCAAATTGACATTGTGGATATTCACGCCGTCGCTGAATTTCAAAAAATTATCCGCGCTGTTGACAACGCCCTTCAATTCAACTCTATAACGGTTGTTGAGCGGGTCAAGCCAGACTTTTTCCTGAAATTCCTGTGTTGATCCATCCGGCAGATACCAGGTGACCCTTCCGTCCATTTGCAGGGTTGACCAGCGGGATGCGCTCTCCCACATGGCACGTTGAATCTGATCAGGCGTGGTATCAAGGTTGAGATCGAACGGAGCAGGTGTCAGATTAAAAAAAGAGGTGGCAGGCTGGGTTGAGGAAGGGGCGGATGAACAGGCGGTCAGAATGATGAGGGTCAGAATCAAAATTCTTTTCACAGGAGTCTCCATAATGAAGAGAACGGTGGCGGAAATGAAAAGTTCCCGTCATCATGCGACAACGGGAACGAATTATTCTCATCCCTATTATGGGGTGGGTGGAGTCGTTATGGTCAGACCGTTTACAACCCAGGATGGGTCGGCCCCTCCGGCATCCGAAAATTCAAGAGACAGGGAGCCAGCGGTGACTGTCACAACAAAGTTGCTGACAGAAAAACCTCCGGCGGCATTGTTCACATCAGCCAGCACGGTCGTGCCGTTTGCCTTTACCACCATGTTATCGTGGGCATAGTCATTGTCGCCCATCGTAACACTGACGGAATAGGTGCCGTTGGGCAGGTCCACCTTGAATGTTCGCGCCGCAGACGCATGTGTGACGAAATCGCGAGTCAGATCATCTGCTGGAGCAGTTCTATCCCTTGATTCGAGTCCGGCCGCATCCACCCATCCAGCGATACCGGAAGAGTAAACCGACATCCCATGGATTCGGGTGAATCCTGCGGCGAGAGGAGACGATGCAGTGCCAAAATCAAACTTGTAGGTTGCAGAAGGGATGGTAGGTGTCACCGTGGGTGTGGCAGTCACCGTGGGTGTGGCGGTCATCGTTGGGGTTGCTGTCGGGGCAACGGACCCGGCGTTATGGATGATCGGTGCCACCCAGAGAGCGCGATCCCCCACCGGTGAACCGGTAGCCAGCACGGTAAGTATAAATTTCACATTCTTTCCGACAAGCGGGGTGAGGTCAATATCGGCATTATAGACTTGGCCTTCATACCGTTCGACGAAGGCCCAAAAGGTCTGGATGGTCGAACTGCCGTCCAATGCGTAATCCAGGCGGAAGACAACATAACAGCTGGTGGCGTTATGTTCACAGTTGACAGTGGCGCGGAATTTATCGCCAGCCTTGACGGTATAGACCGGGTAAATGCCTTGGATGTAACCGTTGTTGATATTCTGCGGATGGGTGAGCAGACCGGTACGACTGTCGTTTGTCCCGTTCTCCAATTTGGATGGATTCCTGATGAGTACGAAACCTTTCGCGTCGCCCTCCGTGCCGGGGCATGGCTGCTGGCCCGCGCCAGTGAACCAAGTCGCCGCGCAGACGTTTGCAACAAAGTCATAGCTTGTGCCTGCAACGGGCGTGGCGGGAGTGACGGGTGTGCCGGGTGTGGTCGTATGCGTAGCCGTTCCGGGATTGATGCCGGTACCTGTAACTTTGATCTCGACCCAGAAGGATTTTGTGCCGCCGGCACCAATGCCAAACGGGATGCCGTTGTTGTTCTTTAGTTTCCAGTAGCCGCGATAGGTTCCCGCCGTGGTCGGTGAAGTCAACTGGATAGTGATATCCACAGTTTGACCGGGTGCCACCGATGTCGGGATGAGTGCGGAATCGGGTCCGCCCATCTTTTCGCCGCTGTCGAAGATCAGGCTGTAGTTCGACCATGTACAGGTGCCGATGTTCTTCAAGCGCCAGGTCTTGCTGAAACTGATGCCCGGCGCAAAAGCCGTACCATCCTTCACAGTGACATCTGCAATGAACTGTGCGCGGTCACAGGCGGCGGGGAATGGGGTAATGGACTTGGTCGGGGTTGGCGTCGGAGGTGTGCCCGTTACTGTCGGTGGAATGGCTGTTGGGGGCGTGGCGCCGGCGCGGGAGATGATGGGATTAACCCATAACGCGCGATCCCCGACCGGTGAACCATATGCAGAAGTGACAAGGATGAACTTAACATCCTGCCCTGCAAGGGAATTCAAGTTAAGGTTGACATTGTAGGTCCAGCCTTCGTATTTTTCACGGAAGGTCCAGAAGGTCCTGACTGCGCCGCTGCCGATCTGATAATCGAGGCGATAGGCAACGTAACAATTTGTGGCGCCATGTTCACAACCTATGGTCGCCTGAAAGCGGTCACCGTTTTGGACCCGGAAAGCGGGATAGACGCCCTGAACATAACCATTGTTTACATTATTCGGAGCAAACAACAACCCTGCCTGGGCGGATGTCACACCGCTTTCAAGTTTGGGGTTATCCTGCTTTAACACAAAGCCACTGGCGCTTCCGTCCGTTCCGGGGAAGGACAATGCGCCTGCACCGCTCGACCATGAGGCAGATGCGGCGTTTGCGGTAAAGTCATACCCCGTGCCGGAGGAGGACGAAACTCTGATCTCGACCCAGAAGGATCTGTTCGCAGTGCTGCCAATCCCAAAGACACCGCCGGAGTTGCTCTTGAATTTATAGTATCCAAAATAATGCCCGGCGGAACTTGGCGCGGTCATATCCACGGTAATATCCACGGTCTGGCCCGGGTTGACCATCGTCGGCAGGGCAACGGAAGCGGGTGCGCCCATCCTTTCACCGCTGTCAAAGATCAGTGAAACATCGTTGCTGTTCCATGCGCAGGTGCCGATGTTCTTCAAGCGCCAAGTCTTCTTAAAAGCCGTGCCGGGCGCGAAGTTGGTACCGTCTGGAATCGTCACATCCGCGATGAACTGCGCCCAGTAACAGGTCGCAGCACTCACGGTGGATGTCCCGCCCGGCGCAAGGGTGAACATCAGCGCGAGCAGGAGCAATACCGACATACATCGTGATACAAGTTTCATTTCTTCCTCCATCAACTTAATACAAAACAAGGACGTAAAAATAATTAAATAAGTTCCATATGGCTATACGCCACCCTAAGTATATCTTTACTTGAGGGAATATTCAATATATACAAGTTGGTCAATTTCATGGTCTTTTTCCCCTATTACACTGGAAGCCCGCCTCATAAACCGTTACACTATAATTACAAACATGCCACGCACCATCCTGCACCTTGACCTGGACGCCTTTTACTGCTCGGTGGAAGAAATCCAAAACCCTGCATTACGCGGCAAGCCTTTTGCCGTGGGAGGCAGGCCCGACGAACGCGGCGTTGTTGCCTCGTGTTCGTACGCCGCGCGCGCACTTGGCGTCCGCAGTGCAATGCCCATGTCCCGCGCATTGCTACTTTGCAGGAATCTTATTATTGTAGCGGGGCGGCACAAATTGTACGGTGAGTACTCGGAAAAAGTGATGGGAAAACTGCGGGATCTGACCCCGCTCGTGGAGCAGATTTCCATAGATGAAGCCTTTCTTGACATCTCGGATATTTCCCAAGCCCCCGCCCGGCTCGCCCTCGACTTGCAAACTGCCATCCGAACCGGGCTGCATCTCCCCTCATCCATCGGCATCGCGTCCAACAAACTCGTGGCAAAGATAGCCACCGAGGTTGGGAAAAAGTCGAACAAAAAGAAGGATGAGCCACCGTTCGGTCTAACCATCGTGCCCGCAGGTGACGAAGCCAAATTCCTTGCGCCCCTTCCCGCGGACATGCTTTGGGGTGTGGGACCGAAAACATCCACGCGGCTATCCGAACTTGGCATCCACACCATTGGCGACATCGCCGGCTGGCCCCAAAAAGAATTGATTCGCTTGTTCGGCGAAAACGGACGCGACCTGTGGCGGCACGCCAATGGCATCGACAACCGTCCCATCGTGACGGAATACGAGACCAAATCGGTGAGTCAGGAAACCACCTTTAGCGTGGATATTCGCGATGAAAAAACGCTCGAGAAAACCCTGCGCGAACAGGCCAGAGATGTGGCGCATCAATTACGAAAGAGCGACCTTGTTGGAAAAACCGTCAAATTAAAGATTCGCTGGAGCGATTTCACCACGTTGACACGGCAAGTCACCCTGCCCACATCCACCGACAACGAAGATGAGATCTTCCGCACGGCAGTCAGGTTGATGAAAACCGTGCGGGCGCAGAATCAAGCCGTTCGGCTGATCGGAGTCGGCGTCGGTGGAATCGGAAGCCCGGTGCGTCAACTCAGCCTGTGGGACGCAGGAAGCGAAAAATCCCGCAAGTTGCAAGAGGTTGTGGATCAGTTACAGGAAAAGTACGGGAAGAGTGTCATCCGAAAAGGGGAGTAAAGCAGTAGTTTTCCATGCGGGTATATGTCATAATTTGACATATACCCGCTTTATATTTATCAAGGATGTGACACATGGCAAACACTGCCACCCGCCTTATCACGCTTATCTTCCTTCTGCAAAACCAACCAAACCAAAAGGCTTCGGAATTGGCAGAGAAACTCGGCGTCTCGCTGCGAACCGTCCACCGCTATTTCGAGATGCTGGACGAGATGGGCATCCCGCTTTACTCCGAGCGCGGACCGTACGGCGGCTTCTCGCTCGTGCGCGGATACAAAATGCCGCCGCTGGTCTTCACGCTGGAAGAAGCCGTTGCGGTGGTATTGGGAACCGGCTTGGTGCAGGAATTGTGGGGCGATCTGTACCGCGATCCCGCGCGGGGCGCGTTGGCAAAATTGGAAAATCTGCTGCCCGACGAGCAAGTCCGCGAGGTAGCTTGGGCGCGGAACTCGTTGCTCGCCACGGGCATGAATCGCTCAGACCTCAAAGCGTTGACGCCGACGCTGGAGAAATTGCGCCGCGCCATCCGCGAACACCGCAGCGTGAGCATCAACTACCAGAGTAATCAGGTTCCCCAGCCCACCCAGCGCGAACTCGACCCGTATGCGCTTGTCCATCGTTGGGGCTGGTGGTACGTCGTCGGATTCTGCCAGCTTCGGGACGAAGTCCGCACCTTTCGGGTGGATCGCATCTTGGAGATCCGTTTGTCCGACTCCACATTCAATGTTCCAGCCGAATTCGATCTGCAAGCCCATCTGAAGAAAGAGTTGCAAGCACAGCCGCAGATCAAAGCCAGGCTGAAAGTGGATGCCGACGCGACATGGCTCTTCAAGGGCAATCAGTCGTATTGGGAAAGCATCGAAGAGCAGGCGGATGGTTCGTTGATCGTAACGTTTTCCGCACCCGCGCTGGAATGGGCGGCCAGCAGCACGCTGGCGTATGGTCCCGCCGTGGAGGTATTGGAGCCTGCCGAGTTGAGGTCAATGGTCACAGAGTGGATCGAAGCAACTGTAGGGAAATACAGATCATGAACTCACAAACCATCGAATGGTTGCTGGAAGGCGACGCGTGGATTCAGTATCGAACGCGGGTTGACCTGCTTGGGCAGGCAGAGACTGACCCGCAAGTCCGCGCCGCACGCAAGGCGATGATGGCTGATGCGAAAATCCAATCCCTGCTGATGGAGTTAAACGATTGGCCGGGCGCGGTGTTGAACAGCCATAAATCTGCCAGCCAGCCTTTTCACAAACTGGCGTTCATCGCGGACTTGGGACTGAACCTCAGCGATGCGCCTATGAAGCAGATTGCCAAAAAGGTGATGGAACATCAATCCGCGCAGGGACCTTTCCAATTGACCATGAGCATCCCCACACATTTCGGCGGCAGCGGCAAGGACGAATGGGCATGGGCGTTGTGCGACGCCCCGATTTTGGTCTCCGCGCTGGTCAAGATGGGATTGGGCGATGACAAGCGAGTGCAGATTGCTGTTCAATATCTTGATGGGCTGGTCCGCGATAACGGTTTTCCCTGCGCTGCCTCGCCTGAACTTGGCAAGTTCCGCGGACCTGGTCGCAAGGAAGACCCCTGTCCGTTTGCGACGCTGGCAATGTTGAAAGTAATTTCGCGTGTGCCAGAACTGCGGGAAAGCGATTCCGCAAAAATCGGCGTGGAGACTTTGCTCACGCTTTGGGAAAACAGCAAGGAACGCCATCCATACATGTTCTTCATGGGAACAGACTTCCGCAAGTTGAAAGCGCCGATGTTCTGGTACGACATTTTGCATGTGGTGGATGTTTTGAGTCAGTTCGAGTTGGCGCGGAAGGATAAACGCTTCAAAGAGTTGCTCGGCGTCGTCGAAGCCAAAGCGGATGGCGAAGGTCGCTACACACCCGAATCCATCTGGACGGCGTGGAAGGACTGGGATTTCAGCCAGAAGAAAGTCCCATCGAGAGGAATGACGTTGTTCGTGGAGCGAATCGAAAAGAGAATTAAAAGTTAAGGAGAACCTCATGCCAAAAGCAACGACGAAACAACAACTGATCGAGGCTGCGCAGACCGAACGCGCTGCGCTGGAAAAACTACTTGCCACACTGACACCTGAGCAAATGACCCAATCCACAGCCGCTGACGACTGGTCTGCCAAGGACGTGCTGGCGCATCTCATCGAGTGGGAAGGGATGGTATTGAAATGGTACGAGACGGGAGCGAAGGGCAAAATTCCAGCCGTGCCTTCAGATGAATACAACTGGGGACAACTGCCGCAACTCAACCACGCCATCTATCTCAAGCACCGCAACAGGTCGCTGGCGGAGATTCAAAAGGAGTTCAAGTCTTCCTACAAGAAGATCATGAAGGTCATCGAGTCCATTCCCGAAAAGGAACTCTTCACCCGCGGTCAATACTCGTGGACGAGGAACAACCTGCTGGCGGCGTATTTTAACTCGGCAACAGCGGCACATTATCGCTGGGCACGGGGGGAGATTCGGAAGAAGGTGAAGAAGTAGACAGGTAAACAAGTGAAATGGAGAAATTCAAAATGAAAACGCTTGATCTCAAAAAACAATTCAAGAATTTGTATCAACCCTCTGCGAAGAAGATCGAAACGGTGCAGGTTCCAAATCTGCAATTCGCCATGATCGATGGCGCCATCGAAAAAGGCTCCGAGCCGGGAAAATCCCCCGGTTTTGCTGAAGCAACACAGGCGTTGTACAGCATTTCGTACACGCTCAAGTTCATGTTCAAGAAGCGCAAGACCAATGCCATCGATTACCCCGTCATGGCGCTGGAAGGATTGTGGTGGGTGGAAGACGGTTTCTTCGATATCACGGTAAAAGACAATTGGTTTTACACGCTGATGATC of Anaerolineales bacterium contains these proteins:
- a CDS encoding NBR1-Ig-like domain-containing protein, with translation MKLVSRCMSVLLLLALMFTLAPGGTSTVSAATCYWAQFIADVTIPDGTNFAPGTAFKKTWRLKNIGTCAWNSNDVSLIFDSGERMGAPASVALPTMVNPGQTVDITVDMTAPSSAGHYFGYYKFKSNSGGVFGIGSTANRSFWVEIRVSSSSGTGYDFTANAASASWSSGAGALSFPGTDGSASGFVLKQDNPKLESGVTSAQAGLLFAPNNVNNGYVQGVYPAFRVQNGDRFQATIGCEHGATNCYVAYRLDYQIGSGAVRTFWTFREKYEGWTYNVNLNLNSLAGQDVKFILVTSAYGSPVGDRALWVNPIISRAGATPPTAIPPTVTGTPPTPTPTKSITPFPAACDRAQFIADVTVKDGTAFAPGISFSKTWRLKNIGTCTWSNYSLIFDSGEKMGGPDSALIPTSVAPGQTVDITIQLTSPTTAGTYRGYWKLKNNNGIPFGIGAGGTKSFWVEIKVTGTGINPGTATHTTTPGTPVTPATPVAGTSYDFVANVCAATWFTGAGQQPCPGTEGDAKGFVLIRNPSKLENGTNDSRTGLLTHPQNINNGYIQGIYPVYTVKAGDKFRATVNCEHNATSCYVVFRLDYALDGSSTIQTFWAFVERYEGQVYNADIDLTPLVGKNVKFILTVLATGSPVGDRALWVAPIIHNAGSVAPTATPTMTATPTVTATPTVTPTIPSATYKFDFGTASSPLAAGFTRIHGMSVYSSGIAGWVDAAGLESRDRTAPADDLTRDFVTHASAARTFKVDLPNGTYSVSVTMGDNDYAHDNMVVKANGTTVLADVNNAAGGFSVSNFVVTVTAGSLSLEFSDAGGADPSWVVNGLTITTPPTP
- the dinB gene encoding DNA polymerase IV; amino-acid sequence: MPRTILHLDLDAFYCSVEEIQNPALRGKPFAVGGRPDERGVVASCSYAARALGVRSAMPMSRALLLCRNLIIVAGRHKLYGEYSEKVMGKLRDLTPLVEQISIDEAFLDISDISQAPARLALDLQTAIRTGLHLPSSIGIASNKLVAKIATEVGKKSNKKKDEPPFGLTIVPAGDEAKFLAPLPADMLWGVGPKTSTRLSELGIHTIGDIAGWPQKELIRLFGENGRDLWRHANGIDNRPIVTEYETKSVSQETTFSVDIRDEKTLEKTLREQARDVAHQLRKSDLVGKTVKLKIRWSDFTTLTRQVTLPTSTDNEDEIFRTAVRLMKTVRAQNQAVRLIGVGVGGIGSPVRQLSLWDAGSEKSRKLQEVVDQLQEKYGKSVIRKGE
- a CDS encoding YafY family protein yields the protein MANTATRLITLIFLLQNQPNQKASELAEKLGVSLRTVHRYFEMLDEMGIPLYSERGPYGGFSLVRGYKMPPLVFTLEEAVAVVLGTGLVQELWGDLYRDPARGALAKLENLLPDEQVREVAWARNSLLATGMNRSDLKALTPTLEKLRRAIREHRSVSINYQSNQVPQPTQRELDPYALVHRWGWWYVVGFCQLRDEVRTFRVDRILEIRLSDSTFNVPAEFDLQAHLKKELQAQPQIKARLKVDADATWLFKGNQSYWESIEEQADGSLIVTFSAPALEWAASSTLAYGPAVEVLEPAELRSMVTEWIEATVGKYRS
- a CDS encoding ClbS/DfsB family four-helix bundle protein; the encoded protein is MPKATTKQQLIEAAQTERAALEKLLATLTPEQMTQSTAADDWSAKDVLAHLIEWEGMVLKWYETGAKGKIPAVPSDEYNWGQLPQLNHAIYLKHRNRSLAEIQKEFKSSYKKIMKVIESIPEKELFTRGQYSWTRNNLLAAYFNSATAAHYRWARGEIRKKVKK
- a CDS encoding GyrI-like domain-containing protein; the encoded protein is MKTLDLKKQFKNLYQPSAKKIETVQVPNLQFAMIDGAIEKGSEPGKSPGFAEATQALYSISYTLKFMFKKRKTNAIDYPVMALEGLWWVEDGFFDITVKDNWFYTLMILQPDIVTQEIFEEAREQVRKKKGDSEMLNKARLEHFEEGLCVQTMHIGPYAAEPATLERMKEFMAENGLKDSVGPIGGKHHEIYMSDPRKSAPDKMKTVLRHPVVEI